A single region of the Pyricularia oryzae 70-15 chromosome 4, whole genome shotgun sequence genome encodes:
- a CDS encoding trafficking protein particle complex subunit 2, whose product MSYYFAIIGTQDNPLFEYEFGTSKQGGDGMPRFAEASRHMNQFILHSSLDIVEEAQWNTGQMYLKCVDKFLNSYVSCFVTGGNVKFLLLHQPVVVGPQTTAATRNSIAANPTSVATEEAIKSFFMEVYENWVKAIMSPFYKVNMEVRSPIFRARVAAAGKKYL is encoded by the exons ATGTCCTACTACTTCGCCATTATCGGGACGCAGGATAACCCACTGTTCGAGTATGAGTTCGGCACGTCGAAGCAGGGTGGCGACGGCATGCCCCGTTTCGCCGAGGCGTCGCGCCACATGAACCAGTTCATCCTGCACAGCAGCCTGGATATCGTGGAAGAGGCGCAATGGAATACCGGCCAGAT GTATCTGAAGTGCGTCGACAAGTTCCTCAACAGCTACGTCTCGTGCTTCGTCACCGGCGGCAACGTCAAGTTTCTGCTCCTCCAtcagcccgttgtcgtgggCCCGCAGACGACCGCCGCCACTCGCAACTCCATCGCCGCGAACCCTACGAGTGTGGCTACCGAGGAAGCCATCAAAAGCTTCTTCATGGAGGTCTACGAGAACTGGGTCAAGGCCATCATGAGCCCCTTCTACAAAGTCAACATGGAAGTCAGGAGTCCCATATTCCGTGCAAGAGTTGCTGCGGCCGGGAAGAAGTACCTCTAA
- a CDS encoding NADH-cytochrome b5 reductase 1 — protein sequence MAPPLSSKVYVDGVYIPAALIVIGTAIVKRDWVVYSVALALALGTWKFFQLKPKKVLDPTKFQEFELKEKTIISHNVAIYRIQLPSPSSILGLPIGQHISIGADIPQPDGSSKEVVRSYTPISGDEQPGYVDLLIKSYPTGNISKYMAGLSVGQSIRVRGPKGAFVYQPNMVRHFGMIAGGTGITPMLQVVRAIVRGRAAGDTTQVDLIFANVTKEDILLKEDLDALAAEDKGFRVHYVLDRPPEGWTGGVGFVTQDMITKWLPKPADDVKILLCGPPPMVSGLKKATEALGFKKARPVSKLEDQVFAF from the exons ATGGCACCCCCTCTAAGTTCCAAGGTTTACGTCGACGGGGTCTACATCCCCGCGGCGCTCATTGTCATCGGCACCGCCATCGTCAAGAGGGACTGGGTCGTCTACAGTGTCGCCCTTGCTTTGGCTCTCGGCACATGGAAGTTCTTCCAGCTCA AGCCCAAAAAGGTCCTTGACCCAACAAAATTTCAGGAGTTCGAGCTCAAGGAGAAGACCATTATATCCCACAATGTCGCCAT CTACCGTATCCAGCTCCCATCGCCGTCTTCGATCCTTGGTCTTCCCATCGGCCAGCACATCTCCATCGGCGCCGACATCCCCCAGCCCGACGGCAGCAGCAAAGAGGTTGTGCGGTCCTACACCCCGATCAGCGGTGACGAGCAGCCCGGCTACGTCGACCTGCTGATCAAGTCGTACCCCACCGGTAACATCTCCAAGTACATGGCCGGGCTCTCGGTCGGCCAGAGCATCCGCGTCAGGGGCCCCAAGGGCGCCTTTGTGTACCAGCCCAACATGGTCCGTCACTTCGGCATGATCGCCGGCGGTACCGGCATCACCCCCATGCTCCAGGTCGTTCGCGCCATCGTCCGCGGCCGTGCCGCTGGCGACACCACCCAGGTCGACCTGATCTTTGCCAATGTCACCAAGGAGGATATCCTGCTCAAGGAGGACCTTGATGCGCTCGCGGCCGAGGACAAGGGATTCAGGGTACACTACGTTTTGGACAGGCCGCCTGAGGgctggactggtggcgttggCTTTGTTACACAGGACATGATCACC AAATGGCTCCCCAAGCCGGCAGACGATGTCAAGATCCTGCTGTGCGGTCCCCCGCCTATGGTTAGCGGTCTGAAGAAGGCTACCGAGGCTTTGGGCTTCAAGAAGGCGCGCCCCGTGAGCAAGCTTGAGGATCAGGTCTTTGCCTTCTAA
- a CDS encoding histone H4: MTGRGKGGKGLGKGGAKRHRKILRDNIQGITKPAIRRLARRGGVKRISAMIYEETRGVLKSFLEGVIRDAVTYTEHAKRKTVTSLDVVYALKRQGRTLYGFGG, translated from the exons ATGACTGGAC GCGGAAAGGGAGGAAAGGGTCTTGGAAAGGGTGGCGCCAAGCGTCACCGCAAGATTCTTCGTGACAACATTCAGGGTATCACCAAGCCCGCTATCAGGCGTCTGgcccgtcgtggtggtgtcaaGCGTATTTCTGCCA TGATCTACGAGGAGACCCGTGGTGTCCTCAAGTCCTTCCTCGAGGGTGTCATCCGTGACGCCGTCACCTACACTGAGCACGCCAAGCGCAAGACCGTCACGTCGCTCGACGTTGTCTACGCTCTCAAGAGGCAGGGCCGCACCCTCTACGGTTTCGGTGGTTAG